The Fusarium poae strain DAOMC 252244 chromosome 2, whole genome shotgun sequence nucleotide sequence TATATATCGCGCTACAATTGACCTTTTCGAGTTATTGTACAGGGTGAGCTGCAAGTCATGGTGGGGTTCCTGATTAACGTCATATTGTCCTCAATTTTGTTTATAGGGCGTAGTTATCAGCTCGAAACGCTACTGACCTTGAGTCGTTAAAATTGTATATATGGTATGTCATGTCAAAAGGTTCACTTCTGATTACAAAACGCAATGATTGTGGCTACTGAAGCTCGTGTCTCAACTTCAGCCCTAGAGGCAGAGCTGTCGAAGAGTCCTAGATTCAACCATCAGTCAGCAATACGCTCAAAAAGGAAATAGCCGATAAATATGCCCTGTATTCATGATTCCCTGCAATCGAGAGTGGATCTATGTCGTCAAGACACCGATTTCCGGTTTGTTTGGACAACTTGTCTAATGAGAATGGGTCACTATAATGATACAAGGCTGTGCCTTCAATTCTATCACAGATCTAAGAGCATTCTCAAATACATTGACCCAATCCATGCTATGAACGCTAATACCGACTAATCACTCGTCATCATTATCATCTTCCACTGGCACGGCTCATAACAACTGAGTTGCTGAAGAGAGGTGCATATAGCAGCATAGGTCGTCGTTATGGAAAAACCAATACATTAACCGGTAGATTTCAATAAAAAGGTACCAGTGTATTACTCGCAAACAGTATAAGAGTCCCCGTTTACTTGCCCCCCTCAACGTGCCTCGGAGACCTCTGCTGCTTAGACCAGATCCCGTTGGTTTTAGCGCGTCCTATAACGTAAACAATAACCAGGACAGCAAACTGAGGCCAGATCCTAAAGACGGCTTCGAATATGTAGTTGTAGTGTTCGTATCTGATAGGAGGTATACCCATGATACCCAAGTTGTCCCATGCAGCAATAGATGCCATGGCAAAACTTGTGTGCAGGAGCCAGACTACAGAAGCGACGATGAGCATAGTAGAGGCCTATGATAGTGTCAGTATTTATCGCATTGTATATAAGTAGGTAAATAAGAGTACCCAAGTAAGATCCTTATCAGCCTTAATCTGCTTCTTAACCATGATAGCCCTGACAAGAACGGCAAGGGAAATGGCGAGGAGCATGACCCTAATAGAAAAGTCAATCTGCAGGCCCTTTAGAGCGCTATATTTTCCGATATCATAATCGCCGTTGTAGAACTCGAATATATAGCGCATTCGAAGTCCAAAGACGGCGAGAATTAAAGGGCCCAACACCAAAACCATGGCGTAAGAGACAAGTCGAAGTTTGTTGCCCATAGCACTACCAGAATAGATACTGAGGATAGCGACGCTTAAACGAAGAAGGATGATAGCTATGAGGATATCTGTGAAAAGATCACTCATCTTGGCAATCTCTTGAAAAACACTTAGAGAAACTCCAAGAGCTTTCATCAAGGTGGCATATCTTCCCCAGTCAAAGTCGGAATCGTCATAGTCGGCGTCTGAGAACTCCAAGCTACGACCGAGGGCTATGCCGTACACGGTAGCGTCAAACAAGGCATGCCTGGGTGATTGTCAGTCAAGCCACTATATATCAGGTGTTTCACTTACGCGGAGAATATAAGGAGGGCGTATTTGAGATATGTAAATGCTGTTCTCACAGCGTCTTTTGAGGAGCGGACCGTACATAGACTgctaaagaagaagactaGAGAGGGGATATATGCGCCGACAAAGACCATCACCAAATGGGCGAGGACCATCTTATCGCCGTACTGCATGGCTGTATTGTATTCTGTCGATGATTCAAGTAGTGTGGTCGAATAAGATTCTGTAAGAAGTAGTTGCTCAGAATTATCGTGAGATAGATgatgaaaaataaaaacgTTGAATGATCGAGCGCCACGAAGACCTTATATCTTACGACTGCTCACAGAAGCATTTGCCGTTCCATCACGAGTTAACAATATTCAGACTCTGTTAAGAAATGGAATTCCATAACAAGACTTACAGCGAAGAATTAATCGAATGAAGAACCAATGAGATGATGAACATGCTGTGACTTTGACAAGGGTGCCCTGGTTGGTCTCACCAGCACTGCCTCTTGGGGGCGTAAATTCGATGTTTCTACAGGTCAAAGGGACAGCATGATCCATCGTATACGGTTTGCCGCGTGGACTAACGTTACAGAGTACAATTAACGAATTGTAATTTCTATGCAGGGTGAGCTGTAATTCGCAGTCAGGCTGTGATAACTCGAGGCTCGAGTTCTCAAGACATATTATTTCTGCCCCCTCAAACATTTCAACATGCTGGCCCTGGAGACTTGTGTTAAATCTTGAGAATTATTTGACGTGCCTTTACGTGTATTGAAAGACCTTTCCTGAAGAATACGATGGGTTACAGTTGGCGGAACTCTTGAACTCAGCCTTAATAGTGGAACTGCTCCTCGTATTCAACATAGCCGAAAATCAAGAGTCATTCGCTTACTGGCTGTCAGTCTAATACACTCAGAAGGGAAATAGCCGATCAAGATGACCTGGAAATTGTAAGAGTGGAACGACTGGGTAATAAACCCTCGCTTGGTGAGCTTGTTTAATGGATCCAGCAATTGTATTTGGCGAAACGGCTATGCTTCCAGTTCTATCATGAATCTAGAAGTTTTGGTCTTAAAGACTGATCCACTGTTGCCGTGCGCCGAGCCAAGATCATATCTGCACCGCGATTTTACATATCATATAGCACGCGATTTAAGAAAGAGGCCTCCTGACATCGACCTCCATATGAGGGAGATGGGCATATAGAGAGTAGGTTGATCTATTACTGGATATGTGGTGAAGAGTCACAATTGGTCTGGACAGCCAGAGCCATCTCCGTCAGGAAGATCAACATGTATACGTTTCAGACATAGATGCTGTGCTCGAGTAGAGGCCTAACGAAGCTTTCTGGGCAGGGAAGAACACTAAGTCAAGGAAGAAGCCATTCGCGCAACTACAACCGTATCGAAGACAACTGGCGAGATACTTCATAGAGAAGACTGAGCACACAGCGTGCCAAACCGCAAATTCCATAGTGATTGAAGCGGTGAGCGCCTTTGTGAATGCAAATTGACGGCAACTTTCCAAAACAAGCTATTGTTTATAGCATCTCCCTTCTCTTCACACAACAAATGTTTGCCTGGCAGATTTGTGATGCAATTCCCCGGTGCTATCGGGAGTAAAACCGAGGTTGCACCCTACACAGAAGGGTCAGTAATTGGAAGTTTTCGAACTGCCCAATATCAGAGCTGCTACATTTTCAACCGCTACCTCCATCGGAACATGGCAGTTGTCACATCGTCTACAGCACACGTCTGAAGAAAGGAACACAAACGGATCACCAGCATacaaattatataaaaatatgcAGAGCCAATTTAAATGCAATGTACAGGTTTCGGGAAGTGACAGTGATTGTTGGCTTCAACGCACACCAAGCAGAGTACCAACGGTGTACCGACCTGGAAAACACGAGGCAATGGGAAAAGCCAGACTGCAATTCACTACGTAGCTAGCAGGCAGTCAACGATTCATCTGCCTTCGTTCGCCTATATGAAgccatctcttcctcctcctcttccctcttttcttcttctccttcaacCAACTTCCTCTTCTACTCAAGATGGCAACGACGCCGTCAGATTGCTTGCCTGTGCCCTTCATCTTGTCATCTGGAGGAGCTGTCGTGGTCATCAAGCTAGTAATCGTCCTAGCTTAGTTCTAGCGGAGAAACATCAGAAACACCTTGAATCCACCTCCTTGATCATACAGGTATAATTATTACACTTGCAGAATTCATGGGGATTTAGGAGATCTGGATGGATCTCTGGGCCCGTTTCAGCTGTCGCCCAACATGTCAGTCAACAT carries:
- a CDS encoding hypothetical protein (TransMembrane:7 (o57-78i99-118o163-183i195-214o242-260i272-298o318-340i)), giving the protein MDHAVPLTCRNIEFTPPRGSAGETNQGTLVKVTACSSSHWFFIRLILRSMQYGDKMVLAHLVMVFVGAYIPSLVFFFSSLCTVRSSKDAVRTAFTYLKYALLIFSAHALFDATVYGIALGRSLEFSDADYDDSDFDWGRYATLMKALGVSLSVFQEIAKMSDLFTDILIAIILLRLSVAILSIYSGSAMGNKLRLVSYAMVLVLGPLILAVFGLRMRYIFEFYNGDYDIGKYSALKGLQIDFSIRVMLLAISLAVLVRAIMVKKQIKADKDLTWASTMLIVASVVWLLHTSFAMASIAAWDNLGIMGIPPIRYEHYNYIFEAVFRIWPQFAVLVIVYVIGRAKTNGIWSKQQRSPRHVEGGK